The Paenibacillus sp. YPG26 genome includes a window with the following:
- a CDS encoding HPr family phosphocarrier protein, giving the protein MQRNFKITDEDGIHARPATALVNTANKFKGAESFAEAKGKKVTLKSILGVLSLGLEQGDIITLSSEGEEAEAALSALSDIMVSEGLGEIND; this is encoded by the coding sequence ATGCAAAGAAACTTTAAAATTACGGATGAAGACGGTATCCATGCACGCCCGGCTACAGCATTGGTGAACACAGCCAACAAATTCAAAGGGGCTGAGTCCTTCGCTGAAGCAAAAGGCAAGAAAGTGACACTGAAATCCATTCTGGGTGTTCTGTCTCTAGGTCTCGAACAGGGCGATATCATTACTCTTTCTTCTGAAGGCGAAGAAGCTGAAGCGGCGCTGAGCGCACTCTCCGATATTATGGTAAGCGAAGGGCTAGGCGAAATTAATGATTAA
- the ptsP gene encoding phosphoenolpyruvate--protein phosphotransferase, producing the protein MIKIEGIAASAGVAIARAFKLEHPDFTINKQSVESPDAEIARFDNALAKSQQELEAIKERTRAELGEKKAEIFESHLLILNDPELIDPVRSMITTEQVNAEYALNETASQFISMFENMKSAYLQERAADMRDVTKRVLTHLLGLTYVNPAEISEEVIVIAEDLTPSDTAQLNRNYVLGFTTNIGGRTSHSAIMARSLEIPAVVGTKEVVEKVNNGDLIIVDGLDGQVMINPTEEVVSEYRAKQLKYQEQRAEWNKLRDQKSVSKDGVHVELAANIGTPNDVAGVIDNGGEAVGLYRTEFLYMGRDKLPSEDVQFNAYKTVLEKMEGKPVVVRTLDIGGDKELPYLELPKEMNPFLGFRAVRLCLDRTDIFRTQLRALLRASVYGNLRIMFPMIATLGEFREAKALLLEEKQKLIAEGIEVSENIQLGIMVEIPSTAVLADQFAKEVDFFSIGTNDLIQYTMAADRMNERVSYLYQPYNPAILRLVKMVIDAAHKEGRWAGMCGEMAGDTTAIPLLLGLGLDEFSMSATSILPARSLISKLSQADMKELAAKALELQTAEQVVELVREIEAKL; encoded by the coding sequence ATGATTAAGATTGAGGGGATTGCAGCATCTGCTGGCGTTGCGATTGCCCGCGCCTTCAAGCTTGAGCACCCTGATTTCACAATCAATAAGCAGTCTGTAGAGAGCCCAGATGCCGAAATTGCCCGCTTTGACAATGCCCTGGCGAAATCACAACAGGAGCTCGAAGCCATTAAGGAACGCACCCGCGCCGAGCTTGGCGAGAAGAAGGCGGAGATTTTTGAATCCCACCTCCTGATTCTGAATGATCCCGAGCTTATTGACCCGGTTCGTTCAATGATCACGACTGAACAGGTTAATGCGGAATACGCGCTGAATGAGACTGCGTCCCAGTTCATATCCATGTTCGAGAACATGAAGAGTGCTTATCTGCAGGAACGCGCTGCGGATATGCGTGATGTAACCAAGCGCGTGCTGACTCATCTGCTCGGATTGACTTATGTCAATCCGGCAGAGATTAGCGAAGAGGTTATTGTCATTGCAGAAGACCTGACACCTTCAGATACAGCTCAATTGAATCGTAACTATGTGCTTGGCTTCACTACGAATATTGGTGGACGGACTTCCCACTCTGCGATCATGGCCCGTTCTTTGGAGATTCCTGCAGTGGTGGGTACCAAGGAAGTTGTTGAGAAAGTGAACAACGGAGATTTGATCATTGTGGACGGGCTGGATGGTCAGGTCATGATTAATCCGACTGAAGAGGTAGTCTCAGAATATAGAGCGAAGCAGCTGAAGTATCAAGAGCAGCGTGCGGAGTGGAACAAGCTGCGTGATCAGAAGTCAGTCTCTAAAGATGGTGTTCATGTCGAGCTTGCAGCGAATATCGGTACGCCGAATGATGTTGCAGGGGTTATCGATAACGGCGGTGAAGCCGTAGGTCTGTACCGTACTGAATTCCTGTATATGGGCCGTGACAAGCTGCCTTCTGAGGATGTTCAGTTCAATGCTTACAAGACAGTTCTTGAGAAAATGGAAGGCAAGCCTGTAGTTGTCCGCACACTGGATATCGGTGGAGACAAGGAGCTTCCTTATCTCGAGCTTCCGAAGGAAATGAACCCTTTCCTTGGATTCCGCGCGGTACGCCTGTGCCTGGATCGTACGGATATCTTCCGTACGCAGCTTCGAGCACTGCTTCGGGCAAGTGTGTACGGGAATCTGCGGATCATGTTCCCTATGATCGCCACCCTTGGTGAATTCCGTGAAGCCAAGGCCCTGCTGCTTGAAGAGAAGCAGAAGCTGATTGCAGAAGGAATCGAAGTCTCTGAGAACATTCAGCTCGGCATCATGGTCGAGATTCCTTCAACAGCGGTTTTGGCCGATCAATTTGCCAAGGAAGTAGATTTCTTCAGTATCGGTACGAATGACCTGATTCAATACACTATGGCTGCTGACCGGATGAATGAGCGGGTGTCCTATCTGTACCAACCGTACAATCCAGCCATTCTTCGTCTGGTCAAGATGGTTATTGACGCGGCGCACAAAGAAGGCCGCTGGGCGGGAATGTGCGGTGAGATGGCTGGTGATACGACAGCGATTCCACTCCTGCTGGGACTTGGACTCGATGAATTCAGTATGAGTGCCACCTCTATTTTGCCGGCGCGTTCCCTTATCTCCAAGCTGTCCCAAGCGGATATGAAGGAGCTTGCGGCTAAAGCACTGGAACTCCAGACCGCTGAACAGGTTGTGGAGCTGGTGAGAGAGATTGAAGCCAAGCTGTAA
- a CDS encoding Ppx/GppA phosphatase family protein, producing the protein MHMNDKRSTVGIIDIGSNSIRVVVYEVTSSGDYRVVHESKESARLSEKISADGRMEHEGILSIVPVLSEFRNICQSYECGRIRVAATAAIRNAVNADEIVDTLSKHTGLSIEVLSGTEEALYGFLGVAQGIGVSDGFIIDIGGGSTEITLFRNRELLHSVSLPFGAVNANYKFSTSSGWTSLSSLGLIQELRELMRQHDWISNHPGLPLIGLGGTIRSLGKLDQRRNKYPLPMTHHYVLEEDSVNYYAEHLPSIPVDQRRRLPGLSKNRVDLIVPGVLILHTIFSCIKAKYCLISGTGLREGLLHDVLKTRLPEASEVVDRQVRSLLSFQSAVSPRHLNHVHQLSVQLLNELNPAMDEALAGRILHVSAMLYKIGASLWYHQYEKHTFYWLLNAPLGGLTHREIVLIALIAEFRAKNGKQTSAEVYQNSILKEEDTKLTARLAALLQVAIALDASETQPVTSIIAKKENKTLTLKLNCRSQPFIELRELDAAAKVFQKAWDIKLKWEIQTSSRY; encoded by the coding sequence ATGCATATGAACGACAAGCGCAGCACCGTGGGCATTATTGATATTGGTTCCAACTCGATCCGGGTTGTGGTGTATGAGGTGACTTCTTCTGGCGACTACCGGGTTGTTCATGAGAGCAAGGAATCTGCCCGTCTTAGTGAGAAGATTAGTGCGGATGGCAGAATGGAGCATGAGGGTATTCTGTCTATAGTTCCCGTGCTGAGTGAATTCAGGAATATATGCCAGTCTTATGAATGCGGGCGTATTCGTGTCGCGGCGACAGCGGCAATCCGCAATGCGGTCAATGCAGACGAGATCGTAGATACGCTGAGCAAGCATACAGGTCTCTCGATTGAGGTGTTGTCGGGAACGGAGGAGGCACTCTACGGATTCCTTGGGGTAGCTCAGGGAATTGGGGTTTCGGATGGATTCATTATTGACATTGGCGGGGGGAGTACGGAGATTACGCTGTTCCGGAATCGGGAACTGCTTCATAGTGTCTCATTGCCTTTTGGCGCCGTAAATGCGAACTATAAATTCTCCACGTCAAGCGGATGGACATCGCTGTCTAGTCTTGGGCTGATCCAGGAACTGCGGGAACTGATGCGTCAGCATGACTGGATCTCGAATCATCCCGGGCTTCCGCTCATTGGACTTGGCGGGACCATTCGATCACTAGGCAAGCTGGATCAGCGCAGAAACAAGTATCCTTTGCCAATGACCCATCACTATGTACTTGAAGAAGACAGCGTGAATTACTATGCGGAACATCTGCCCTCAATTCCGGTAGATCAGCGCAGAAGGCTGCCTGGATTATCCAAGAACAGGGTGGATCTCATTGTGCCCGGTGTGCTGATTCTGCATACGATCTTCAGCTGCATTAAGGCCAAATATTGTCTAATCAGTGGAACGGGATTGCGTGAGGGACTCCTGCACGACGTGTTGAAGACCAGGCTTCCTGAGGCTTCGGAAGTCGTTGACCGCCAAGTCCGCTCGCTGCTTTCTTTTCAATCGGCGGTCTCTCCCCGTCATCTGAATCACGTTCACCAGTTATCAGTGCAGCTGCTTAACGAACTGAATCCCGCCATGGATGAGGCGCTTGCCGGACGCATTCTTCATGTGTCTGCCATGCTTTATAAGATAGGCGCCTCGCTGTGGTATCACCAGTATGAGAAGCATACATTCTACTGGCTGCTCAATGCGCCTCTGGGGGGATTAACCCACCGGGAGATTGTGCTTATTGCGCTGATTGCGGAATTCAGAGCGAAGAACGGGAAGCAGACAAGCGCGGAGGTCTACCAGAACAGTATTCTAAAAGAAGAGGATACGAAGTTAACCGCCCGGCTTGCCGCTCTGCTGCAGGTAGCGATCGCACTTGATGCGAGCGAGACTCAGCCCGTTACTTCCATCATAGCTAAGAAGGAGAACAAGACTCTAACATTGAAGCTAAACTGCCGCAGCCAGCCCTTTATTGAACTCAGGGAACTGGATGCGGCAGCGAAGG